GGCGCCTGCCAAAAAAGCGAAAACGACTAAGAAAGCGCCTAAGGCTGCAGCTGTAAAATCAGCAAGCTTTACTATCGTTACAGAAAACGAAGAAGGCTTCAAAGCGGAAGAACAGTGGATTGCTGAACTAGCAGCAAAAGATCACGACTGCCGCTTACCTCGTGGTGTTGTGTAATATCCGATGGTGTAACAACAGCTCCATAAGTAAAAAAACCTCGCAATGACGAGGTTTTTTTATTTCTTTAATTCTAGGGCCTGTTGATCTTTGCTGTTTGATTTAAATAGGCCCGGCCCTGATATTACTAAACTTTAAACACTAGCACTTGGCTATTTAGCTGCTCGGCTAGCGCTTCTAAGTCATTACTTACATCGGCATTACTCTGCGCATTTCGGGTAATTTCAGAAATACTGCTACTGAAATCATTAATATTTTCGCTGATTTCCGCAACTACCGTTGTTTGTTCTTCTGTCGCCGTTGAAACCTGAATATTCATACCAACGATTTCATCCACCGCCTTATCAATATCGGTCATTATTTGAGCTGACTCATTGGCCCTATCTACCCCCGCAGCTGCACTTGATTGCGCGTTCTCCATCGACGATACCGCATTTTGTGCCATGCCCTGTAACTTACTGATCATATCTCGGATCGATTCCGTGGCTTTTTGCGTGTTATGTGCCAATTGCCTGACTTCGTCGGCAACAACCGCAAAACCTCGGCCTGATTCCCCAGCTCTCGCAGCTTCTATTGCAGCGTTTAATGCTAAAAGATTAGTTTGTTCAGCCACACCTTGGATCATTAACACCACTTGGTTGATCTCATTAGACTGGTCATTCAACGCTTTAATTAACTGCGCGTTATCTCCTACTTCACTAGCAAGGCGCTCAATGGCTTGAATATTTTGCGAAATAACATCCATTCCTTGTTTCGCAAGCTTACCTGACATCTCGGCTTTGTTCGCGGTATTCATCGCGTTGTGCGCTACTTCTTGTATCGCGCTGCTCATTTCTGTTGCCGCCGTTGCAATCATCACTGTTTGCTGCTCTTGCTCTTGTGAAGTGCCCGCAATCGACTGACTAATACCATTCAACTCATTAGACGTAGTAGAAAGGCTATTCACGATTGTGACAAGATTGGTAACTAGCTGATGTAAGCTCGACACCATAGTGTTAAAGTCATTTCCAATCTGACTCAACTCATCTTGTCCCTCAACGACTACACGCTGGGTCAAATCAGCATCTCTTGCAATATTGCCAATACGCATACGCAAACGACTGAGCGGCTCATTGATTGACCTAAAGATCAACATCCCAATCAGCACCATAACAATCACAATGACGACGGATGAGGCAATCATCACGGTTTTTGTTGTACTGGCTTCCAAGCGACCTCTATCTCGTAGCCTGCTAGCTTCAGTAAGTTGCAATTCAATCAACTTACTGTAGCTCTCACTTAAGGGGTCAAAGGCAGCATAGAGCTCGCGTACAAATTTATCATATGGAATTTCATTAAAGGTGTTTGCGTTGACTCTGCTAGTATAGTTAGATAGTAGCTCCTTTACGACAAGCTCTGCGCTTTCAGCCTGCTTAATTAAATTGCGCTCTTCACTCGTTAGATCAGTAGATAAATAGTCACTCCACTCCTTTTCAGCAATATTTTTAGCTTCTGCAATTTGGTTAAGCGCGGCCCTATTTGATAACTGGTTCCCTCGTAACTTATGAAATGTATCTACGATCACTACCGCATAATTATCCGACACCACTTTTATCTTCCTAAGAGGTACGACTCTGTCATCGTAGATATGATCAATATAACTGGTAAGATTCGATAATGTTCCGATTGTGAAGATGGTTGCAAGAATAAAAAACACAGCAGGTATGCCTGAAAGCGACAACAATCTGCTTTTAACTGAAACCCTATTTAGCATAGTCTGATTTTTATTGAGTAAACATAGAAATAAAGTATTACTCAAAGTTCGTAGATTACAATATTAATTGCAAATTAAGCAGCGTGCTCTTGATGTGTATCATATTTCTTTACTGTGTCTACTCCATTTTTAGAGTATTGATTTTTAACCCTATTACAAAAAAGAGGAGAAGCTTTTATCGGCTTCTCCTCTTACATTCCACGTCGAAATTGTTTTCGCTTAACACTCTTCGTTTTCAGCGTTCAGGTTCTCTTTTACATCTTCACAGGCATCTTCTACACTGTTTTCCACTTCCTGAACCGTTTCATCGAAACGCTCACCCGCATCTTCCGCTGGACCTTCACTACAACCAAAAAGTGCTAAAATTGAAACAAAACCAAATGCTTTTGCTAATGTGATTGCTGATTTCATAATCTATCTCCTAAAACCGTTTTTGTACGTTAAATCCCTTTTACCTGGGAGCTCGTGCTTTACCAAAAATAAACGAAATAATCATAAAGGCGATAAACACAAAGAATAGAATTTTCGCCATACCTGCCGCAGCGCCCGCGATTCCAGTGAAACCTAACACGGCTGCGACAAGTGCTAGGAATAAAAACATTACAGCCCAACTCAACATAACATTCTCCTTAGGCAGTTAGTTCTTGCAACTGCTTCATTTGATCGTGACAAGCTTGCATTCTGGTTTGAATTTGCAGTAATACACTCTTACATTTAGGTGGAAGATCTTTACTTAGCGCTTTATCAAGCTTGCTTAACACTTTGTCTTCCACTTCTTCTAGCTGCGAAATATAGGTGTGCTCTTTGTCAGTGCTCACCATACCAACCAACTTGGTGTACGATTCACGAATGTCGATGCTAAGTGCTGAATCAGTCTCGATTTCACCTTCGTCGATAAGAACAAATGGTTGTAGATCCGAGATTGCTTGCGCTTTATCTACAATCATTTGGTCAAATACGCGGTTTAGTTCAATATTATCTAGCTTCTTTTTAGCTTCGGTGTAAAAATCAACACCACCATTTAATACTTTAATGAGCTCTTTTACCGGCTCCATGTCGTAATTTGAATCTGCCATAAATAACTCCTTTCGTTGCAATATTTAATAAGTGCATTTTGCAAATATTATTTTCTGTCCCTTTCGTTAATGCAGATTAAATGCCAAATTATAAACCTTTATTTTACAAGGATTTTTAATATAATAACTTTCAAAGCGATGAAAATTTTACAAACCAGATGTAATTTATTCCTGTGATAATTGCGCACTTAAGGTCGTGCTACCTTTAGCATTGAAGTCCATAGTCCTAATTGGGAAAGGAATTAAGATATCGTTATCAGCTAAAACACGGCTAATTGTACAAATTGCTTGGTGCCTGACCACCATAAAGCCGGGATCCGCTGGGTAGTCTATCCAAAACCACACTAATAGATTGATAGAGCTATCACCAAAAGACTCAGCATAGACATCCGTTTCTTTTTGGTTTACTACGAAATCAAGCTTATTAATTGCCTCAACAATCACCTCGCGGGCTTGTTCTGGGTCATCCGCATATGAGATACCAACTGGTACTTCTATTCTTCGCTTACCAAGCTTAGTGTAGTTTTGTAACTCATTCTTAAAGAGAATTTTGTTGGGAATATAAGACAGCTGGCCGTAAAAATTTTCTACTAAGGTATTTCTCAAATTGATTTTGCTTACCGTGCCAAAGCAATCCTTGGTTCTGATAATGTCACCGACCATAAAGGGCTTTCTGACTCCCATCACAAATCCAGCGATGAGGTTCTCGGTCATGTCTTGGAATGCAAAGCCAATAGCAAGGCCAATGATCCCCGCCCCAGC
This portion of the Pseudoalteromonas sp. GCY genome encodes:
- a CDS encoding methyl-accepting chemotaxis protein — its product is MFFILATIFTIGTLSNLTSYIDHIYDDRVVPLRKIKVVSDNYAVVIVDTFHKLRGNQLSNRAALNQIAEAKNIAEKEWSDYLSTDLTSEERNLIKQAESAELVVKELLSNYTSRVNANTFNEIPYDKFVRELYAAFDPLSESYSKLIELQLTEASRLRDRGRLEASTTKTVMIASSVVIVIVMVLIGMLIFRSINEPLSRLRMRIGNIARDADLTQRVVVEGQDELSQIGNDFNTMVSSLHQLVTNLVTIVNSLSTTSNELNGISQSIAGTSQEQEQQTVMIATAATEMSSAIQEVAHNAMNTANKAEMSGKLAKQGMDVISQNIQAIERLASEVGDNAQLIKALNDQSNEINQVVLMIQGVAEQTNLLALNAAIEAARAGESGRGFAVVADEVRQLAHNTQKATESIRDMISKLQGMAQNAVSSMENAQSSAAAGVDRANESAQIMTDIDKAVDEIVGMNIQVSTATEEQTTVVAEISENINDFSSSISEITRNAQSNADVSNDLEALAEQLNSQVLVFKV
- a CDS encoding DUF1328 domain-containing protein produces the protein MLSWAVMFLFLALVAAVLGFTGIAGAAAGMAKILFFVFIAFMIISFIFGKARAPR
- a CDS encoding PA2169 family four-helix-bundle protein; translated protein: MADSNYDMEPVKELIKVLNGGVDFYTEAKKKLDNIELNRVFDQMIVDKAQAISDLQPFVLIDEGEIETDSALSIDIRESYTKLVGMVSTDKEHTYISQLEEVEDKVLSKLDKALSKDLPPKCKSVLLQIQTRMQACHDQMKQLQELTA
- a CDS encoding mechanosensitive ion channel family protein; this encodes MNLEKFWTLINDKLISWLESGVQLLPNMILALMILIFFTVLAKISSTWFSKAIKKAIKTEQVASLISSIFKVSIIAIGIFFALDIVKLSGAVMSLLAGAGIIGLAIGFAFQDMTENLIAGFVMGVRKPFMVGDIIRTKDCFGTVSKINLRNTLVENFYGQLSYIPNKILFKNELQNYTKLGKRRIEVPVGISYADDPEQAREVIVEAINKLDFVVNQKETDVYAESFGDSSINLLVWFWIDYPADPGFMVVRHQAICTISRVLADNDILIPFPIRTMDFNAKGSTTLSAQLSQE